Sequence from the Egibacter rhizosphaerae genome:
CGGAGCCCACCACGCGCTCCGCCTCGTCGCGCCACCCGTTCGCCCGGCTCTCCACCGCGTCGCTCGCCCCGTCGAGCGCCGTGTCGATCCGGTCGCCGACGTCGGCGACGGCGCGGGCGACGGTCCCCGCGCTCGCGCGGGCCAGGTCGTTCGCGAGGACGAGCGGGGTGAGCGCGAGGGCGAACGGCCGCCCGGGCCGCTCGGGAGCATCATTCATCGCTCCAAGCTTGCCCTCATCAGTAGGACCGCGGCAACCGCAGCGAGTGCTGGGCGATGTGGTTGAGGATCATCTCGCGGCTGACCGGCGCGGTGCGGGTGAGTCGGGCGGCTCCCCAATACGCGGCCAGGCCGTACTCCTGCGAGAGGCCGTGGCCCCCGTGGGTCTGGATCGCGGCGTCGAGGGCCTGCAGCGATGCCTCCCCGGCGGCGAACTTCGCCATGTTCGCGGCCTCGCCCGCCCGGGGGTCCCCCGCGTCGTGGAGCTCGCCGGCGCGAGCGGTCATCAGTCGCGCCTGCTCGGTTGCGACGTAGGCCTCCGCGAGGGGGTGGGCCACGCCCTGGTGCGCACCGATCGGCACGTCCCAGACCTCGCGCTCGTTCGCGTAGCGGCTCGCCTTGGCGAGCGCGTACCGGCCGAGGCCGTTGGCCTGGGCGGCTCCGGTGATGCGCTCGGGGTTGAGGCCGTCGAAGAGGGAGCGCAGGGCGCCATCGCGCAGGCCCACGAACCGATCGGGCGCCAGCGGCGTCCCGTCGAAGGTGAGGACGAACTGCCGCTCGGGGCTGGTGATCTCGACGGGGATCGGTTCGGCGGTCACGCCCGGGGCGTCGGTGTCGACGACGAAGAGGCCGAGCCGGGCGCGGCCGTGGGGGTCGGTGCCGGTGCGCGCGACGACGAGCACGGCATCGGCCTGGTCGACCCCCGAGATGTAGTGCTTGGCGCCGGAGAGGCGCCAACCCGAGCCGTCGGGTTCCGCTCGCGTCCTGAGCGCGTACGTGTTGCTGCCCGCGTCGGGCTCGGTGAGCGCGAACGCCATGATCGATTCGCCGCGCGCGATCGGTGGCACCCAGCGGCGCGCCTGCTCGGGAGTGCCGTGTCGGGCGATCACCTCGCCGCAGATGGCCGGTGACACGACGATGAGGAGGAGGGGGCAGCCCCCGGCGGCGAGCTCCTCTGCGACGATCGCGAGCTCGGTGACGCCCCGCCCGCCGCCACCGAGTTCCTCGGGCAGGTTGACGCCGAGGAAGCCCGCCTCGCCCGCGGCCCGCCGGAGGGCATCCGTCGTCCCGCCGCTGCGGGCCTGTTGCAGGAACCACTCGCTGCCGTGGTCGGCGGCGAGCGCGGCGACCGCGTCGCGCAGGAGCACGCGCTCCTCGGTGTCGTCGAGTTGCACCGGCGAACTCCTCGATCTCGGGCTGGAGAGCGGTGAACCACCGTTCACAGCCTACGGGAAGCCGGCGGGGCGGACGAGGCCGTGAGGGTGGTGGTCACCGCCTCGCCGGCGAGCGTGCCGTCGGGACGGGTGGTGGCGACACCGGGCGTCGCTCCTGCGGACACCTGCCACCGGCGCGCGGCCGTTCGCCCTACGATTTCGGAGCACGATCACGAGCCGCAGCCGAGAGGACCCGATGAGCGAGCAGCAGTTCGGCGACGAGCGCGTCGTCGACGTCGACATCGCCGAGCGCCTCGAGCAGTCGTTCCTCGACTACTCGATGAGCGTCATCGTCGGACGCGCGTTGCCCGACGTGCGCGACGGACTGAAGCCGGTGCAGCGGCGGATCCTGCACGCGATGTGGGAGGCCGGACTGCGCCCCGACCGTCCGCATCGCAAGTGCGCCTCCGCGGTCGGCGACGTCATGAAGAAGTACCACCCACACGGGGACGTCTCGATCTACGAGGCGCTCGTGCGCATGGCACAGGACTTCGCGAGCCGGGAACCGCTCATCGACGGGCAGGGCAACTTCGGCTCGATCGATGGGGACGGCGCGGCGGCGATGCGCTACACGGAGGCGCGTCTGTCCCCGCTCGCGATGGAGCTGCTGGCGGGCCTCGACGAGGACACCGTCGACTTCGTCCCGAACTACGACGGCTACGAGGCGGAACCCGTCGTGCTGCCGGCGCGGTTCCCGAACCTCCTGGTGAACGGTTCCTCGGGCATCGCCGTGGGCATGGCGACGAACATCCCGCCGCACGAGCTCGGGGAGACGATCGCGGCGGCGCGGCACCTCATCCACCACCCGGAGGCGACGCTCGACGACCTCATGGCGCACCTGCCGGCGCCGGATTTCCCGACCGGGGGGCGCATCGTGGACGACGGTGGTGTGCGCACCGCCTACGAGACGGGCCGGGGGCCGATCACCGTCGAGGCGGTCGCGACCACCGAGACCCGCTCGGGTGGCCTGCCGCGGATCATCGTCACCGAGATCCCCTACCAGGTGAACAAGGCGACGCTGCTGGAGCGGATCGCGGAGCACGTGAAGAACCGCAAGCTCGACGCCGTCCGCGACCTGCGCGACGAGTCCAGCCGTGACGGGATGCGGATCGTGATCGAGCTGAAGCGGGGTGAGGACCCCGCACGGGTGCTCGCGCGGCTCTACAAGCTCAGCGACCTGCGCACCACCTTCCACGCGAACCTCGTGGCCCTCGTCGATGGCGAGCCGCGGACCCTGCGCCTGCTCGAGACCCTGCACGCGTACCTCGATCACCAGCGCGAGGTGCTCACCCGCCGGACCCAACACCGCCGGGACCAGGCGGCCTCGCGCGTGCATGTGCTCGAGGGTCTGCTCACCGCCCTCGCCCACCTCGACGAGGTGATCCGCATCATCCGTGAGGCCGAATCC
This genomic interval carries:
- a CDS encoding DNA gyrase/topoisomerase IV subunit A → MSEQQFGDERVVDVDIAERLEQSFLDYSMSVIVGRALPDVRDGLKPVQRRILHAMWEAGLRPDRPHRKCASAVGDVMKKYHPHGDVSIYEALVRMAQDFASREPLIDGQGNFGSIDGDGAAAMRYTEARLSPLAMELLAGLDEDTVDFVPNYDGYEAEPVVLPARFPNLLVNGSSGIAVGMATNIPPHELGETIAAARHLIHHPEATLDDLMAHLPAPDFPTGGRIVDDGGVRTAYETGRGPITVEAVATTETRSGGLPRIIVTEIPYQVNKATLLERIAEHVKNRKLDAVRDLRDESSRDGMRIVIELKRGEDPARVLARLYKLSDLRTTFHANLVALVDGEPRTLRLLETLHAYLDHQREVLTRRTQHRRDQAASRVHVLEGLLTALAHLDEVIRIIREAESADAARNELMGRFDLSEVQATAILDMQLRRLAQLEARRIQEEHDDLVALIAELDAILGDPTRLDGLLSEELAALAERHASGRRTRLAGPGEAPEAASAPVAVGEEPLPELGAQPITVYASRQGYLRSVPQKRTSTAHGVPKDPVATVVRATTDDVLLLVDATGTAYRVALADVPVVTMRQRGSTIAQLLGEAPAAPIVGAIPLRAETASLLTVSARGLVKRTAREEFGGRARRVGAAKVKDGDEIVAALACGEDDELVLAHDAGHAIRFPAEEIRPMGRTATGVAGLKLPAGARVVGSSVVSAAETEQAEILALAEDGSARRYPLDELPRQGRGGKGVQAGFTALAWCGVATDLHLVDDGGARLLRPAEVPIGRRTGRSAERVAGRIAAVGPERGAV
- a CDS encoding acyl-CoA dehydrogenase family protein, with the translated sequence MQLDDTEERVLLRDAVAALAADHGSEWFLQQARSGGTTDALRRAAGEAGFLGVNLPEELGGGGRGVTELAIVAEELAAGGCPLLLIVVSPAICGEVIARHGTPEQARRWVPPIARGESIMAFALTEPDAGSNTYALRTRAEPDGSGWRLSGAKHYISGVDQADAVLVVARTGTDPHGRARLGLFVVDTDAPGVTAEPIPVEITSPERQFVLTFDGTPLAPDRFVGLRDGALRSLFDGLNPERITGAAQANGLGRYALAKASRYANEREVWDVPIGAHQGVAHPLAEAYVATEQARLMTARAGELHDAGDPRAGEAANMAKFAAGEASLQALDAAIQTHGGHGLSQEYGLAAYWGAARLTRTAPVSREMILNHIAQHSLRLPRSY